The genomic segment GTCCTTGGTACCCAAGTATATGAGCCTTCCTTGGGCGGCCACCACAACCCCCAGCCAAGAGATAGCCGGAAATCGCGGGGCCGGCTTGTGAGTGACTTTTTACCGCGAAGGTTCCTCAGGATCTAGCGGATTCTGGCCAAGTCCGTTGAGGCAGTTGAGGCGATTGCATCAATCACGGCTCCACGGACTAAATCAGAGAGGCTTTGCCAATGAGCTAAGAGGCTAAGCAGCAAACCGGCTAGCTCCTGAGATTCGCACACGCGCGCTATCAATGGCGCTATCATGCTTAGGAAATCCGCTATTTCTTCGGGCTTTTTCTCAACGCCTTCTTGACTCATAATCCCTTGGTCCCAGGTTCGAATCCTGGCGGGCCTACTAGACACGAATCTCGCGCTCCGTCATCGTCCGCCATCGTGCGAAATCCCGAGACTTTATGCGGTTTGTCCTCGTCGCGGTTTTCGCTCGTCGCCTCGTGGCGGGCCTTGCCGTGCGCTGACTGCGTCGGATTTTGCAGCGCCTGTTTGCCGCCTTCGACGGCACGCTTGTAGTGCTCGTCGGTCACTTGCAGATAGTGGGTCGTGGCAACCGCCTGCGAGTTGCCGATCCAGTCGCAAACGACGTGGCCGGGGAACTGCTCGGCCAATTCGGTCTGCCGCGTGCTGCGAAGATTCTGGAATAGCTTGGGCCACGGCTTGAGGCCGGCCCGGCGGATGATCTTGGTAAAGCGGGTCCGTAGGTTCTTCGTGGCGTCGCGCCGGATCGTGATGACGTACTCCGCCCGCTCGCTGGCCTCGTCCCAGACGGCGTCGAGGTAGGGCCGCAGCTCCGGAAAGATCGGCACGACGCGCGACTCGCCGCCCTCGTGGTGCTCGGTCTTGGGGCTCCGCACGGTCATGCGCTCGCGTTCCCAGTCGATGTCATCCCACCGCAGGGCCAGGTGCTCCGAAGGGCACCGCAGGCCGCCGTAGCGGCTCAGCACGAACAGCAACCGCCATTGGGCATCGGGGCAGGCATCGAGCACGAGGCGGGCCTCGTCGCGGCTCACGAAGTAATAGCGGCTCGCGTTGCGCTGCACGGCCGCCTTAAGGTCGGCAAACGGATTGGCCAACACGAGGCCGCTGCGCACGGCTGCCCGAAGGAATTGCTTGGCGATTCCGCATCGTCGCCGGATCGTGTTCTCGGCGAGTCCCTCTTTGACGAGGT from the Pirellulales bacterium genome contains:
- a CDS encoding site-specific integrase produces the protein MASISKQPGGRRVIQFTGADSKRRTIRLGKLSQRTAEGVKLHVERLVVASLTRHPVEDDTARWLGKLDDTLYGRLAAVGLVPKRASAMLGGFLDDYLKSRADVKLSTATVLGHTKRNLLDYFGADKPLRDITPGDADGFRLHLVKEGLAENTIRRRCGIAKQFLRAAVRSGLVLANPFADLKAAVQRNASRYYFVSRDEARLVLDACPDAQWRLLFVLSRYGGLRCPSEHLALRWDDIDWERERMTVRSPKTEHHEGGESRVVPIFPELRPYLDAVWDEASERAEYVITIRRDATKNLRTRFTKIIRRAGLKPWPKLFQNLRSTRQTELAEQFPGHVVCDWIGNSQAVATTHYLQVTDEHYKRAVEGGKQALQNPTQSAHGKARHEATSENRDEDKPHKVSGFRTMADDDGARDSCLVGPPGFEPGTKGL